The following is a genomic window from Chloracidobacterium sp..
TGACGCAAAAGGGTATTGAGCACGGCATCGCGATGTCGCTGACGTATTCAGAGCTTGCAAAGCAGCGAATGGCCGCCGGCGACGCCGCAGGAGCCGAAGATGCGTACCGCGAAGGCGTGCTTGTTTATCCGCGTTCGGTCTATATGCAGACCGAGTTCGCACTCTTTTTGGAGTCGATAGGGAAGACGGATGCGGCCGCAGAACATCTCGACATCGCCAGATCGATCGAGCCGCGGCAGGCAAAGGGCTGGTATCATTTGATAAAGGACGGCGGGCTTAAGGCGTTTCAACTCTCGCAGGCTGACCCGTCCATCATGCCGCCGGCTGAACTCCCGCCAACGAATGCGACCATACAGTATTCGGATAACGGCCCCGGCGATACGCCCGAAGCAACCCCTTAATATGATAAAATACCGCGTTGCGTGACGTGCACGCACCTTTACCTCAGATAATGCAGAACGAAGGAACACGATCCCTGCCCCGGATCATGGCCATCGCGAAAAATGCTTTTCGCGAGGCGATACGCGATCGGATCTTATACAATTTGATCGTTTTTGTGCTGTTGATAACGGCGAGTGCGATATTCCTCGGCGAACTGACCGCGGGCCAGGACGAGCGCGTAATAGTCGATCTCGGGCTGAGCGCGGTGCTGCTTTTCGGGGCGTTCATCGCGATATTTGTCGGCGTCGGACTTGTGTGGAAAGAGATCGAAAAGCGTACGGTCTATTCCGTATTTGCAAAGCCCGTAACGCGTGCTGAATTCATCGTCGGAAAATATCTCGGTCTTTGCCTGACGCTCCTGCTCAACATCGCCGTCATGGGAGTCGGCGTATCGCTCGCCCTGTTATATGTAGGCGGCTCGTCGCTCATACCTTCGGTTTGGGGAGCCGTAGTGCTTATTTTCCTGGAACTTACGATATTGACGGCCGTTGCGATAATGTTCTCGTCATTCTCGACGCCGGCGTTGTCGGCTCTGCTGACATTCTTTGTATTCATTATTGGGCATTTCTCTGCCTCTCTGCTCGATCTTGCGACAAGCCTCGGCTCGAACGCAGCCGTATGGTTCTTTTCGGCGCTCTATTACATCCTGCCGAATCTATCGAATTTCAGCTTCATCGTGAACGCGGCGAACGGCCAAGTGCCGACGGCCGCATTCCTCGGCGGAGCGACTGTTTATGCGGTCGGCTACGACGCGGTCGTTCTCGTAATAACCGTGTTGGTTTTTAGAAGGCGGAATTTCAAATGAACACTGCGGGTCGCATACGTTCGGCTGCGAT
Proteins encoded in this region:
- a CDS encoding ABC transporter permease subunit; protein product: MQNEGTRSLPRIMAIAKNAFREAIRDRILYNLIVFVLLITASAIFLGELTAGQDERVIVDLGLSAVLLFGAFIAIFVGVGLVWKEIEKRTVYSVFAKPVTRAEFIVGKYLGLCLTLLLNIAVMGVGVSLALLYVGGSSLIPSVWGAVVLIFLELTILTAVAIMFSSFSTPALSALLTFFVFIIGHFSASLLDLATSLGSNAAVWFFSALYYILPNLSNFSFIVNAANGQVPTAAFLGGATVYAVGYDAVVLVITVLVFRRRNFK